One Micromonospora sp. FIMYZ51 genomic window carries:
- a CDS encoding ArsI/CadI family heavy metal resistance metalloenzyme encodes MSRVQLALRVSDLEGSVAFYSKLFGVEPAKRRPGYANFAVENPPLKLVLLKGAADQPTVMDHLGVEVSSTDDVNAATKRLTESGLITLEENDTECCYALQDKVWVRGPGNEPWEVYTVKADANVLNMGGDGDECRCGEATDAAQEPASSGAARCC; translated from the coding sequence ATGTCCCGTGTCCAGCTCGCCCTGCGTGTGTCCGACCTCGAAGGCTCGGTCGCCTTCTACTCGAAACTGTTCGGCGTCGAGCCAGCCAAGCGCCGGCCCGGCTACGCCAACTTCGCCGTCGAGAACCCGCCCCTGAAGCTCGTACTGCTGAAGGGAGCGGCCGACCAGCCCACCGTCATGGACCATCTGGGCGTAGAGGTGTCCAGCACCGACGACGTCAACGCCGCCACCAAGCGCCTCACCGAATCCGGCCTCATCACGCTTGAGGAGAACGACACCGAGTGCTGCTACGCCCTCCAGGACAAGGTCTGGGTACGCGGCCCCGGCAACGAGCCGTGGGAGGTCTACACCGTCAAGGCCGACGCCAACGTCCTCAACATGGGCGGCGACGGCGACGAGTGCCGCTGCGGCGAGGCGACCGACGCAGCGCAGGAGCCCGCCAGCAGCGGAGCCGCACGCTGCTGCTGA
- a CDS encoding metalloregulator ArsR/SmtB family transcription factor has translation MPKQTVPVVDLEAVACCAPLAVRPMDAEQAAVVAPMFKALGDPVRLRLMSMIASVPEMCVCDLTPAFELSGPTISHHLKVLREAGLVDSERRGTWVWYRVRPEAFRQLGALLDLPATTATIT, from the coding sequence ATGCCGAAGCAGACTGTGCCGGTCGTGGACCTTGAAGCGGTGGCCTGCTGTGCCCCGCTGGCGGTCCGCCCGATGGATGCCGAGCAGGCGGCGGTGGTCGCCCCGATGTTCAAGGCTCTCGGCGACCCGGTCCGACTGCGGTTGATGTCGATGATCGCGTCGGTGCCGGAGATGTGCGTGTGTGACCTGACCCCGGCGTTCGAGCTGTCCGGCCCGACCATCTCCCACCACCTCAAGGTGCTGCGCGAGGCTGGCCTGGTCGACTCCGAACGGCGGGGCACGTGGGTGTGGTACCGGGTCAGGCCGGAGGCGTTCCGTCAACTCGGCGCGCTGCTCGACCTGCCCGCCACGACCGCCACCATTACGTGA